The DNA segment CCGATGCCCTACGGGGGCGAGTGAGTAGACGGGGGGCTGTGACGGCCCCGGCCCCACGCTTTCGCCCGGCTTCCACACGGGAGAGAAAAGGGCCCGGCGAGACGATGGGAGATCGCATACGCGCCCCCCGTCTACCGCCGGGGACGCCAACACGCCTTCAGAATATGGGTGGTTGTCTCTCGGAGAGGCAGATTGCTCGAATGCGTCGCGAATCCGTCGGCCACGGTGCCGGTGGGTGCCGAGTCCCCCGGAGGTCGATGCCAGGACAGCCCATAGGCTGGCGCGGTGACTGATGAGCAGGAGCATGAGCGGGTGCGGCCGTCGGGAGTGTGGGCCACGGCGGTGGGGGTGGCCAGGGTGCGGGCGCTGGAGACCGAGCGGGAGAACGCGCTGTTCCGCGACCCGCTGGCACAGGCGTTCGCCACGGCCGGTGGTCTGGGTCCGGGTGCCCTCTCGTCGCCGCCGCCCGGGGACGAGGCCGCGCGACGCCGTCGGCTGGGCGTGGCGTTCTCCATCGTCATCAGGACGAAGTTCCTCGACGATCTGCTGCGGCATGCCGTCGCGTCCGCGATCCGGCAGGTCGTGCTGCTCGGCGCCGGGATGGACAGCCGGGCCTTCCGGATGAACTGGCCCGCGGGCACCCGGCTGTTCGAGGTCGACACCGCCGAACCGCTGGACTTCAAGGCTTCGGTGCTGCGCCAGGAGCGGGCCGTCGCGCGCTGCGAGCGGATCACCGTCCCGGTGGATCTGCGGGCGGACTGGCCGGGCGCGCTGACCGGCGCGGGGCACGACCCGGCGGTGCCGACCGTGTGGATCGCTGAGGGGCTGCTGATCTATCTGCCCGAGGACGCGGTGGAGTTGCTGCCGGCCCGGATCAGCGCGCGGTCGGCGGCGGGCAGCCGGATGGGGCTGACCTTGGGCTCGCGCGGCGTGATCGAGCGCTTCGGCCCGGACGCCACGCCGGGATCGGCGGCGTCCATGTGGGTCTCGGAGATGCCCGACGATCCGGTGGGCTGGCTGGCCGGGCACGGTTGGGAGGCCGACAGCCACACCCTGCGCGAGCGCGCCGCCGCCTACGGCCGCCCCATCAGCACCCCGCCGCAGCGCGAGGAGCGCCCGGGTGGACTGATCTCGGCGGTCCGCCGGTAGATCCGATGGGCAGCGCCTTCGTGACGAGGACGGCCGAGAGCCGTTATTTCCCGACGAGTTCGCGCACCGCCCCCAAATGACCGCTGTGACAGGCGGCTTCAGTGAGCACACAGGTGAGGAGTGCCGCCGTGGAGTCGAGGAGGGCGTGATCGTCGGCGAGGCCCCCCGTCCGGCGGTCCACGGCGCCGAACTCGCCCACGCGAGAGCGGGCCCCAGGGGCGCGACGCGTCGTGGGGTTCGGCCGCGGATTCCGGACCGGCGACCAGCCGTGGCTCCGCCGGCCTGGTGCGCGCCGCTCGGCGCGGCCGACCGGGCCGAGCTGTCAGGGGTGGGGGCGCTCCGTCCGCCGCGAGGGCGAGCGTCCCGGCGGCCGGTGGACGAGGCGGGGAACAGGCCCCGCGCGTGCTGCCGGGACCTCCGCAGTTCGTACCCCGCCAGCATCCGGTCGCGCCGCGGTCGGGGCAACATCGAGATACTTCAGTGGATCGAGGGGCGTACACGCGCGTCACGCCGTACGCGGAAGCCGTACCGTCTGCGCGGGGCGACCGCGACGGTCAGGTGACTCGGCCGAGCCGTGGGCCGCCCCGGTCGCGCAGGCGTCTGAAGAAGGCCAGGACGCCCGCGGAGCCGCCGGCCCAGGTGGCGCTCGGCCCGGCGAGCCCGGTGTCCGGGAACACGGGCCGGAGCCAAGTGCCGCCGCTGCGGCTCAGGATGAGCAGGGCGGTGGTCTCGGCCGCGTCCCAGAACTCCTCGGACCCGGACGCCTCCGCGACATCCACCATCAGCTCACCCACTCCGGCCAGCCCGCAGCACTGCGTGACCAGCGGCATCCGGGGTGCCAGTGCGGCGCAGGCGCGTGCGGCCCGCCGGGCCGGGCCGAGGTAACCGGGTTCATCGAGGCGTTCGGCGGCCCGGACGAGTACGGTCCCGATGCCGGCCAGGCCCCGGCACCACGAGCCGTAGCGGCGTGTCGCTCCTGGCCCGGTGGCCGCCGCGATGATGACCGGTGTCACGGCGGCCAGGTGCGCGGCGGCCCGCTCGGAGCGGCTGATCGCGTCCTTGCCCCCGGTCACGCCGCCGTATTCGAGGAGGAAGCAGGCGACGCCCGCCTCGCCGTGGGCGATGCCCTCGTGGAGCGCGGCGCGGCCGGCGGTGTCCGGGCCGGCCGGGGTCAGCCGGGCGGTGCCCGAGGCCAGCATCCGCTCGCAGTCGGCGGCGACGGCGAGGTGCCGGTGTGCGGCCTGCGGGCGACCGGCCCGGTGGGCGTGGCGGGCCAGCAGCAGCCGGCCGAGTCCGGTCCCGGCGGCGCCCGCGATCAGGTCCGCCTCCGGCGGTCCGCCGTCCGGTGCGCGGTCCGGCAGCGCGGGGTGCCCGGGCCGCGCTTCTTCGTACGTCCCCGCCACTTCTGCTGTCAACTGGGCTTGGGCGAGGAAGAGTTCGACGCCCGTGCGCCCCGTGTAGAAGGCGGGTGGGAGGTTCCTGGACTGTTCCGCGGTCCATCGCGCCAGCGCGGTGACGGCCGGACGCACGCGGGGCCGGTGCAGGTGGTGGAGGAGTTCCAGGCCCAGGCCCGAGCTGCCGCCGTAGACGTCGATCGAGGTGGGGACGTTCAGTCGGGCGGCTCGTTCCGGGTCCGCGATCGCGTGCGCTTCATCGACGCAGAACGCGGTCGTGTGCTCGATGATCTCGTCCAGCAGGTCGTTGTCGATCCGGGGCGGCGGGGGCCGGCGCGTGGCCCCGGCCGTCTCCGCAGTGCCCGTGCGCAGGCGGTCGGCGGTGGCGGTCCGTACGGCAGGGTCGAGGCTCAGGAGACCGGAGATCGACGACCGGATCTCCCGGTGGGCGCGTCCGGGCAGGACCCATGCCAGGCAGGCCAGCGTCCGGTCCCGGTTGACCGCGTGGTCGCTGTCGACGATCACCGGGTCCATGCCGGTGGCGGCGAAGAAGAGGGTCGCGCCGAGGGCGTAGTGGTCGTCGGCCGGGGTGGCCGGGCCGGTCGTCCGCAGGACCGGCGCGCTGTAACCGGGGGTCGCGCCGCCCGGGCCGGTGCCGTCCCGCTCGCTGATCCCGAAGTCGATCAGGTGGCAGTGGCCGGGGCCGGCGGCGTCGAGCACGACGTTGTCGGGCTTGAGATCGCGCACCACCACGTTCCGGCCGTGGATCGCGTCCAGGACGCGCAGAAGCCGGGAGGCAAGGGCGGACAGGCTGCGCTCCGGCCGGGTGCCGTCGTCACGGTACGGGCCGTCGCGCAGCACCTCCCGGCGCAGGTTCCGGTCGCCGCAGGTGGTCATCACCAGGTACTCGTCCGACTGGTGGGCGAAGTAGTCCAGTGCGCGGGGCACGCCCGCGACGCCGTCGAGGGCGGTGAGGACCGCGTGTTCGTTGCGCAGCCGGTGGCGGGCGTCCGTGCCGGATTCGTCCTCGCCCACGAAGGCCCTCGCCTGTTTCACCACCACCGGCTGCCCGAGAGCGTGGTCGACCGCGCGGTAGACGTTGCCCTGGGGCGCGCGCGTGATGCCTGCGGTGACGGTGTAGCGTCCGCCGCCGAAGTGGGGCGCGGACGGCTCGTCGCCGGGTGCGGAGCCGCTCGCGAAGGGGTCGTCGGCCCAGGGCGGGCACCGGTAGCGGCCGACGGCCAGGCCGTCGAACATCCGGCCGTCCGGACCGGTCATGACGGATTCGAGCCGCCCGCTCCGGCCGGTCCGGTAGTCGCCGGTGAAGGGGCCGTAGCGGTAGTAGACGGGTGCCCGCGGATCGACCCGCCGGTCGCTGACGACGCGCGGGCCCTCCCGGTCGCGCAGTACGGCGGCGAGTTCCCGGGCGACGTGGACCACCGTGTCGGCCGGGCAGTAGACGGTGATGGCCTTGCCGACGGCTCCGGCGCTCACCACCCCGGAGTTGAGGCGGCGCAGGGTCTCGGGATCGCGGGCGAACTTCGCGTGGCAGACGTGCCGGGACAGCACCGGCAGAACGAGCGCGGTCACGGTGCCGAGGTCGCCGGGACGCGCCGAGACATGCAGTTTCCAGCCGTGTTCCATCGCCGGCATCCGTGGATCGTTCAGGTACGCCCACGTCTCGTCGGACCAGCCGTCGCGGCCGGCGATGGAGACGGCCACCGCTACGAGTTCAGGTCACAGGAGAAGCGGGTGGTGGCGGTCACCCAGGGGTCGGAGAGGCAGGCCGTGGGCTCGCGGTCGCCACGGTCGTCGTCCTCGAACACGATCGCCTCGTCGTCGATCTCCAGCGGACCCGCGTCGCGGAATCCGTCGGCTTGAAGAAGATCCGGCACGGCTACGGGCATGTGACGCCTCCATGGTGTGTCGTGCGCTGAGGGACAGGCAACGGCCGGGACGGGACGCTGGACCCGCCGGGCCGGGACTCGCCGCACAAAGGTATGGAGGGGCAGACGCGCTGACAAGAGGTCAGATCACCCGGTGGGGCCGGATGGTCCGCCGTCGGCGGGACGGACGCGGGGATACGGAAGGGGAACGATGGACTCCCCCTTCGCCAAGCACGCGCGCCCGGGTCGTGGTCCCGGCACGCGTGTCATGTCACGGGCCCGGAGAGCCGCCGGCCCGCTCCGCCGTCGTGGGAGCGGGGACGACGCGGTCGCCGTCCCCGCCAAGTACCGGACTGGACACGTCTCGTTCGGTCCGGAGGTTCAGGCGTGGAACGCGTGCGTCCGGCGGGCGTGGCGCTTCTTGCGGAACCTCCGGTGGGTCGCGGTGCGGGCGCCGGGGTCGCGCCCGGCGTTCTTTGTTCTGGGCCACGCCGGCCATCGGGTGCCGGGGGCGCCATGGCCGTTCCCCGGCCATGGCGCCCCCGGCAGTGGGCCGCTCCCCTGGTCGGCCATGGCGAGCCACGTCCGGCCGTGGCTCGCCGAACCGCTGCGCCGCACGGCCTCCCGGGCCGGAAGGTTTTCTTCAGGCCCGCCGTCCACGGGCGGCGGGCGCCGGCGCCCATGCGGCCAGTGCTCGGAGGAGCGCGTTCCGCCCTCGGTCGGGCACCGTCCACAGTGTCTGGCCCCGCACGCCCCACTGTTCCAGCAGGGCGTTGGCCGCCAGGAAGCCGCTCGTGGCCGCCCGTTCCATGAGGGCCACGGGCAGCCCGGTGCGGACCAGGTCACCGGCCACGACCACGCGCGGGTGCGGAGTGCGGACGGTGGGCCGGTCGCGGTAGCCGCCCACCGGGAAGAGGGGGCAGTCCTCGTGCCACTCGTGACGGGCGTCGAGAACGATAGCCGGGCCGGTCTCGGGATAGACGCGGTGCAGTTGGGCGAGGAGGCGCTTGTGTTCGACGTCCCGGACGGCCCCGGGCGGTACGGCGTAGGCGTGCAGTTCGACGACGGAACCCCCGGTACGCCCACTCCAGCGGGCCGCCTCCTCCTCGTAGCGTTCCAGCACGCTGATGTTGTCGAGCGTGCCGAAACCGCTGGTGCCGAGGAACGCGGGCCGGTCGGGTGCGACGGGCCGGTCCAGCCACAGCCGGCTGACCAGGAAGGGCGGGGCGGTGCGCAGTCGTCCGATCCGCTCGCGCCAGGGCGCGTCCCCCAGTTGGCCGCACCCCTCGACCAGCGAGCGCAGCCCCGTGCTGTCCAGGGCGAGGACGACGCCGTCGAAGCGGCGCTCGTCCCCGTCGCAGGCGACCACGAGACCGCCGTCCGCGACGGGCGCGATGTGCTGGACGGACGTACCGGTGCGGACCTCGGCGCGGTGCCGGGTCAGGTAGGCGGCGAGCGGCTCCCACAGGGCGGCCGGGAAGGAGGCCCGGGGCACGTCGAACAGCAGCCCTTCGGCGGAACCCAGGAAGTAGATGTGGAACATGAGCGCCATCTCGGCCGCCGACAGTTCCCGTGGATCGGCGAAGAAACTTCGGGAGAACACCTCGAAGGCGAGGTGCCGGGCGCTGTCCGGGAAGCGCACCGCGTCCAGGAAGTCATGGGCGCTGGTGTCGTCCAGCCGGTCGTACACCTCGGGCACGCGTACGTCGAGCAGGGGCAGGGCCGCCAGCGGGTTCATGGCGCGCAGGTCCGTCGGCCGGAAGGAGGGGCTGAGCGCCACGAAGCCCATCGCGCTGAGCGGCGGGGTGCGCGGGACGTGCCGGAAGCTGTCGCGCAGTCCGTCGGCGTGCAGCAGCGGGTAGTCCGCGAGGGCGGTGAGCCGCTTCAGCGCGGGATCCGTCCGGCGCAGCAGCCCGCGCAGGTTGTAGTACTGGCGGAAGAAGGCGTGGAAGCCGCGGCTCATGGTCGCCGGGGAGCCGTCGTACAGCCGGGTCGGCCAGCCGCCGACCCGCCCGCCGAGGTAGGACCGCCTCTCGTACACGGTGACCGCCACCCCGCGCTCGGCGAGCACGGTGGCGGCGGCCAGGCCGGCGATGCCCGCGCCGACCACCGCCACCGACGGCGGCTCTTCCCGGACCCGGGGGGCGCCGGGCGGGGCCGGCAGAATCCGGGCCCGCCGGTCGCGGCCCCGGCGCGCGACGCCCTGGCGCGGGGCCCTCATCCTCGCGCCCCGTGGCCGTGCGGCCGCCGCGCGACGAAGGTGTGGGCGATGCCCGTCTGCCAGCCCGTCAGCGGCAGCGTGCGCACCTGGTCGAACCCGGCCGTGCCGAGCCGGTGCGCGAAGCGCTCGGCGGTGTCGAACTCCACGACGCTGCGCCACAGATGGCGGTAGAGCCGCCCGTCCCCCAGCACGGTGGCCGCGGGCTGTACGACACCCCGGCACACCAGCGTCCACACCGCGCGGTCGACGCGCCGCCCGCTGAGCGTGTACTCGTGCGCGCAGAGCCGGCCACCGGGGCGCAACAGGCCGCGCACGGCGGCGAGTACGGCGTCGGGATCGGTGACGTTGCGCAGGACGTAGGCGGCGAACACCGCGTCGAAGGGGCCGCTCACCCCGGCCTCGGCCAGGCGTTCGGCGGGTGCGTGGACGAAGGTCACCCCGTCCGCCCACGGTTTGGCCGCGGCCCGCCCGAGCATGCCGGCCGAGGCGTCGACGGCCGTGATGTCGGCGGCGGGGAGGACGGAGCGCAGCGCCGCGGTGGACGCCCCGGTGCCGCAGCCGAGGTCGAGCAGGCGCAGCCCCTGCCCCTGTCCGGGCAGACCGAGCCGGCGCGCCGAGCGGCGCAGGTGGGCGTGGTAGCCGGGGTTGGCGGCCACGAGGGTGTCGTAGCTGCGGGAGGCGTGGTCGAAGGCGGCGGCGAGGCGTTCGTCGCGCAGCAGCGTCATGGGTTCTCCGTCGGGGGAAGGTGCGGGGGGTGGGGGTCCGGCGGGGTGGCGGGAGGGGGCGGCGGGCGCGGTGGTGCGGGCAGGTCGAAGGAGCGGCGGGGCAGGTGGGGCAGTTCCAGGGCGGAGCGCAGCATCGGCCCCACGGGGGCGTGCAGGCCGATGGCCAGATCCTCGTGCAGGCGGGTGTCTCCGTCGAGGAAGCGCAGCAGGCGTGCCATGGGCACGCGGGCGAACAGGCGGCTGAACAGTTCCGGGCCGTCGGCCCGGCCGCTGTCCAAGGCGCGCAGCAGGACGGCGTCCATGGCCCGGGACCGCGCCGAGT comes from the Streptomyces sp. SUK 48 genome and includes:
- a CDS encoding NAD(P)/FAD-dependent oxidoreductase — its product is MRAPRQGVARRGRDRRARILPAPPGAPRVREEPPSVAVVGAGIAGLAAATVLAERGVAVTVYERRSYLGGRVGGWPTRLYDGSPATMSRGFHAFFRQYYNLRGLLRRTDPALKRLTALADYPLLHADGLRDSFRHVPRTPPLSAMGFVALSPSFRPTDLRAMNPLAALPLLDVRVPEVYDRLDDTSAHDFLDAVRFPDSARHLAFEVFSRSFFADPRELSAAEMALMFHIYFLGSAEGLLFDVPRASFPAALWEPLAAYLTRHRAEVRTGTSVQHIAPVADGGLVVACDGDERRFDGVVLALDSTGLRSLVEGCGQLGDAPWRERIGRLRTAPPFLVSRLWLDRPVAPDRPAFLGTSGFGTLDNISVLERYEEEAARWSGRTGGSVVELHAYAVPPGAVRDVEHKRLLAQLHRVYPETGPAIVLDARHEWHEDCPLFPVGGYRDRPTVRTPHPRVVVAGDLVRTGLPVALMERAATSGFLAANALLEQWGVRGQTLWTVPDRGRNALLRALAAWAPAPAARGRRA
- a CDS encoding class I SAM-dependent methyltransferase, whose product is MTDEQEHERVRPSGVWATAVGVARVRALETERENALFRDPLAQAFATAGGLGPGALSSPPPGDEAARRRRLGVAFSIVIRTKFLDDLLRHAVASAIRQVVLLGAGMDSRAFRMNWPAGTRLFEVDTAEPLDFKASVLRQERAVARCERITVPVDLRADWPGALTGAGHDPAVPTVWIAEGLLIYLPEDAVELLPARISARSAAGSRMGLTLGSRGVIERFGPDATPGSAASMWVSEMPDDPVGWLAGHGWEADSHTLRERAAAYGRPISTPPQREERPGGLISAVRR
- the lanL gene encoding class IV lanthionine synthetase LanL translates to MAVSIAGRDGWSDETWAYLNDPRMPAMEHGWKLHVSARPGDLGTVTALVLPVLSRHVCHAKFARDPETLRRLNSGVVSAGAVGKAITVYCPADTVVHVARELAAVLRDREGPRVVSDRRVDPRAPVYYRYGPFTGDYRTGRSGRLESVMTGPDGRMFDGLAVGRYRCPPWADDPFASGSAPGDEPSAPHFGGGRYTVTAGITRAPQGNVYRAVDHALGQPVVVKQARAFVGEDESGTDARHRLRNEHAVLTALDGVAGVPRALDYFAHQSDEYLVMTTCGDRNLRREVLRDGPYRDDGTRPERSLSALASRLLRVLDAIHGRNVVVRDLKPDNVVLDAAGPGHCHLIDFGISERDGTGPGGATPGYSAPVLRTTGPATPADDHYALGATLFFAATGMDPVIVDSDHAVNRDRTLACLAWVLPGRAHREIRSSISGLLSLDPAVRTATADRLRTGTAETAGATRRPPPPRIDNDLLDEIIEHTTAFCVDEAHAIADPERAARLNVPTSIDVYGGSSGLGLELLHHLHRPRVRPAVTALARWTAEQSRNLPPAFYTGRTGVELFLAQAQLTAEVAGTYEEARPGHPALPDRAPDGGPPEADLIAGAAGTGLGRLLLARHAHRAGRPQAAHRHLAVAADCERMLASGTARLTPAGPDTAGRAALHEGIAHGEAGVACFLLEYGGVTGGKDAISRSERAAAHLAAVTPVIIAAATGPGATRRYGSWCRGLAGIGTVLVRAAERLDEPGYLGPARRAARACAALAPRMPLVTQCCGLAGVGELMVDVAEASGSEEFWDAAETTALLILSRSGGTWLRPVFPDTGLAGPSATWAGGSAGVLAFFRRLRDRGGPRLGRVT
- a CDS encoding SflA family class IV lanthipeptide; protein product: MPVAVPDLLQADGFRDAGPLEIDDEAIVFEDDDRGDREPTACLSDPWVTATTRFSCDLNS
- a CDS encoding class I SAM-dependent methyltransferase; this encodes MTLLRDERLAAAFDHASRSYDTLVAANPGYHAHLRRSARRLGLPGQGQGLRLLDLGCGTGASTAALRSVLPAADITAVDASAGMLGRAAAKPWADGVTFVHAPAERLAEAGVSGPFDAVFAAYVLRNVTDPDAVLAAVRGLLRPGGRLCAHEYTLSGRRVDRAVWTLVCRGVVQPAATVLGDGRLYRHLWRSVVEFDTAERFAHRLGTAGFDQVRTLPLTGWQTGIAHTFVARRPHGHGARG